Proteins co-encoded in one Scomber scombrus chromosome 14, fScoSco1.1, whole genome shotgun sequence genomic window:
- the hpda gene encoding 4-hydroxyphenylpyruvate dioxygenase, with amino-acid sequence MTSYTDKGEKHERGRFIKFHHLTFWVGNAKQAAAYYCDKMGFEPCAYKGLETGSREVVCHVIKQDKILFAFESALNPGNEEMGEHLMKHGDGVRDIAFQVEDCDFLIKTAKERGAVIVKEPWVEQDSHGSVKYAVVQTYGDTTHTLIEYLGPYKGLFLPGYREPLYRDPVLATLPPAGLNFIDHIVGNQPDDEMVPISDWYQNCLMFHRFWSIDDKQIHTQYSSLRSIVVTNYEETIKMPINEPAMGKKKSQIQEYVDYNGGPGVQHIALNTTNIIQSIVNLRARGMDFLAAPDTYYQSLRENLKTAKIKVKEDLDRLQELKILVDFDDKGYLLQIFTKPVQDRPTLFLEVIQRNNHFGFGAGNFKSLFEAIEKDQDARGNLTVLTPKGQAKTFY; translated from the exons ATG aCGAGCTACACAGATAAAGGGGAGAAG CATGAAAGGGGAAGGTTTATCAAGTTCCATCATCTCACCTTCTGGGTCGGCAATGCCAAGCAG GCGGCCGCGTACTACTGTGATAAGATGGGCTTCGAGCCTTGCGCCTATAAGGGTTTGGAGACCGGCAGCAGAGAGGTGGTGTGTCATGTCATCAAGCAGGATAAG ATATTATTTGCGTTTGAGTCTGCGCTTAATCCTGGAAATGAAG AAATGGGAGAACACTTGATGAAGCACGGAGATGGAGTCAGAGACATTGCATTCCAGGTGGAGGACTGTGACTTCTTAATCAAG acagctAAAGAGAGGGGAGCTGTAATCGTCAAGGAGCCCTGGGTGGAGCAGGACAGCCATGGGAGTGTCAAGTATGCTGTGGTTCAGACG TATGGagatacaacacacacactcattgagTACCTTGGACCCTACAAAGGCCTTTTCCTGCCTGGCTACAGAGAGCCTCTGTATAGGGATCCTGTGTTAGCCACACT TCCACCAGCAGGTTTGAACTTCATCGATCATATTGTGGGAAACCAGCCAGATGACGAAATGGTGCCAATTTCAGACTG GTATCAGAATTGTTTGATGTTCCATCGGTTCTGGTCAATAGACGACAAGCAGATCCATACGCAGTACAGCTCGCTGAGGTCCATAGTGGTGACAAACTATGAAGAGACCATTAAGATGCCCATCAATGAACCTGCAATGGGGAAAAAGAAGTCACAAATCCAG GAATATGTGGACTATAACGGGGGGCCAGGTGTTCAACACATCGCACTCAACACGACAAACATTATTCAAAGC aTAGTGAACCTGCGCGCCCGAGGGATGGACTTCCTCGCAGCACCTGACACGTACTATCAAAGCCTGCGGGAGAATCTCAAAACCGCCAAGATCAAGGTGAAGGAGGACCTCGACCGTTTACAG gAACTGAAAATCTTAGTTGACTTTGATGACAAGGGCTACCTCCTCCAAATCTTCACCAAACCTGTGCAGGACAGACCAACCCTGTTCTTGGAGGTCATCCAGAGGAACAACCACTTT